The window CTTTAACTTGCTGAGCTCGCGCACTGCTGCTGAAAACATTGCCATGCCCCTGGAGGTGATGGGTTATAGCCGTCTGCGTATCAAGGCGCGGGTAGCAGAACTGCTGTCTTTGGTGGAGCTAGAGGGCAAGGGTGATAGCTACCCCGCCCAACTGTCTGGGGGGCAAAAACAGCGGGTAGGCATTGCTCGGGCCTTAGCCGCTGACCCCAAGGTGCTGTTGTCGGACGAAGCAACCTCGGCCCTAGACCCCCAGACTACTCAATCTATTCTGTCGCTGCTGAAGAAGTTGAACCAGCAAATTGGTCTCACCATTTTGCTGATTACCCACGATATGGGAGTAGTGAAGCGGATCTGCGATCGCGTCGCCATTTTAGAGCAGGGTAAAGTCATTGAGCGCGGCAGGGTGGCTGACTTAGCATCCCAGCCTCACTCCCGCCTAGCCCAGGACTTTTTTCCTCGGCTGACGGGCTACCAACCTCGGCCTGACGTGCTGCTGGTCACCATTGCTTTTCGGGGTGAGGTAGCCAATGAACCATTTATTGCCACCCTGGTGCAGCGGTTCAATGTGGGGGCCAACATTATCAATGGGGCAATTGAAACCATTGGGGGGCAGCCGGTGGGGCAGTTTCAGATCGAACTGGCAGGGCCAGAGCGGTACGTTGCCCTCGACTATTTGACCCAGCTCAATCTTGCCGTGGAGGTACAGGATGGACGCACAGCTGCTGAGCAATTTGTGGACAGCAACCCTTGAGACGCTCTATATGGTGAGCGTTTCGTCGCTGCTGGCGGCGGTGTTTGGCTTACCCCTGGGGCTGCTGCTGGTGATTACGGGAGCCAGGGGCTTTTTGCCGAACCCATTGGTAAACCAGGGGCTGGGTTGGGTGATCAATGGGGTGCGATCGCTGCCCTTCATCATCTTGCTGGTGGCGATTTTGCCCCTCACCCGCTTAATCGTTGGCACAACCATTGGCAGCACCGCCGCCTTGGTACCTCTTACCCTCTCAGCCATTCCTTTTTTTGCCCGTGTGGCCGAAACTGCCCTCCTCGAAGTTGACCCAGGCCTGGTGGAAGCCGCCGAAGCCATGGGCTGTAGCTACTGGGATATCGTTCGCAAGGTGTTAATTCCAGAGTCACGGCCCGCTTTGGTGCTGGGTTTGACCCTGATGGTCATTAGTCTGGTGGGCAACTCGGCGATGGCTGGGGTCGTAGGCGGTGGCGGTTTAGGCGATCTAGCAATTCGCTACGGCTTCCAGCGCTTTGACACGCGGGTGATGGTGTACACGGTGGTCATTTTGATTGCCTTGGTGCAGCTGATTCAGTGGTTTGGCGACGGCGTGGCCTACCGGCTGCGCCGTACCGGCAATGTAGCGCCCTCCCCCGGTTGGACCAATCCCTTGGCGCGGCTGCGAAAGACCTAGGCTGTGCCTATATCGAACCTAGCGCCCTGGTGGAATTTCTTTACTCTTTAAATCTCTATGACAACTACCCTCAAGGAGGAGCTTTTGAGTCTGATTCGCCATCGATCGAGGTTGTTTTAGCATGCGCGGTGTCTCCTACCTCTCCCCCAATCTGCTTTGGCTGTATCGGGCTGTGGGTGACTACCTCGGTCGTCGCTTGGGCTGCTCGGTGGATGTGATGCAGGGAGCCGATGATCCTCTGACCGATCCAGATCTGGTGGGCGATCGCTGGGATCTGCTCTTTCTCTGCGGCCTGCCCCTGATGCGCTATGCCCAGCGGGTTCCTGATCAGCTGCGGCCCCTGGTAGCTCCGGTGATGGATCAGGCTCGCTATGGTGGGCAGCCGGTGTACTTTTCAGATGTGGTGGTGCGGAGCGATCGCCCCTTGCATACCTGGGACGACCTGGCACAGACGGTATTTTGCTACAACGATCGCGGCTCTCACAGCGGCTACAGCCGGATGGGCTACGAGCTGCACCAGAGAGGACTAGACTGGGGATTCTTTGGGCAGAAGCTGGAATCGGGGAGCCATTTGCGATCGCTCCATGCCATTCTCATGGGCCAGGCTGACTGCGCTGCGATCGACAGCACCGTACTCGACCAGGCCCTGAGAGACGACCCCATCCTCGGCCAAAAGATCCGCATTATTACTAACCTCGGCCCCTCTCCCATGCCGCCCATTGCGATCTCTCAACGGTTGGGTCAGGACGTGCTGCAAACCTGGCAAGCAGCACTCCTTCAACCCGACGCCACGTTGCAGCAGCAGCTTGCCCAGGCTGGAATCCAGCGCTTTGCGGCAGTGGACTATAGCATCTATGAGCCGGTTTTGGCGATGTATGAGGGGAGTAAAGGAGTTGGGGGTGAAGGGTAGGCAGTAAATTGCCCCTCTACCCCTTACTCCCTAACCCTCTACACCCTGTCCCCGCCAAGCCAAAAAAGCCTCCAGCGTCGGAAAGTAGCGAATCACCTCATCAAGGCCTATCGGTCTACCCGAGCGGTAGCCATCCCAATAGGCGGCATCGGTACTTTTGGGCAGTAGACCCGCATCGCGATCGCGGCACCCCCGCTGAAAAAATTCTTCTCGACGGCTTTTCATCACAACCTCCAGGACTCAACCAAAATGCACCCTTGCCATGCCGTGCCAATAGAACAGCAGCAAACCGGATTGCAGTAATGGCCAGGGTTTTAACCCTATGAGTTGATCTTACGAAGGTGGTTTGATAAGAGCAAATAGTCTTTTTTGTGAAAGTAATAGATTTTGTTGATGGAAAAGGCAGAGCTAGGAAAAACGGTGCGAATGTTGAGGTTTTGCTCGGTATCAGGGACCCAAACCTTTGCGCTATGCTAGCGCCTGCCGCAGGGCAAACTGCTGCGGAGCCTGGGCCTGCTGCTCTACAGCGTGACGATACACTTGCTTAAACAAGGTCTGTTGCGTGTGGCTGCCCCCCAGGCGATAGAGGTGTGGCAGCACGGGGCGCAGGTGGGCGATCGCCCCCACCCAATCCCCATTAGCGTGGGCCACTAACCCCTGAGCAGCGGGAACAGCCAGTTTGAGCCAGCGTGTTTTGGTCAGCTCATCCTGGCGATGGGCGTGGCGGACCATGTCGTCGATCATGGTGGCGGCATAGTCGTTGCGATCGCCTCGGGCCAGGCCATAGACATAGTGCAGGTCTTGAAAAGGCAGGGCATGCTCTTGCAGACGCGCTCGCAGCGGTTTGGCCAGCGATCGCCAGCGATTACCCACCGATACCCCCGCTAGCTCTAGCCGCAGCAGTAGCGAAATTGCCCCTACCTGGTCTTTGGGGGTGTGCCTGCGGGCCAGTCCCCATACGTGCTGGTCATAGAGTCTGAGCACCGTGGCGGTGTCGCCTTGGGCTAGATAAGCCAGGGCCACGTGCCACCAATTGTGGGTATAAAGCATCGAGTTACAGCCGCGCCAGGTGTCGGCGTTGGCCTCCATCCAGTCAATGTTTTCGCGGTGGTGACCCTGGACATCAAGCACGTGGGCTACGGCGTGGTGCGCCCAGGGGTTGTGGCGGCGCAGCTCTGTGGCCCGTCGGCCCAGCGCTTCGGCCTGGTCATACTGGTGGCACTGCTCTAGGCCAAAGGCCACCATGCTGTAGAGCAACGGGTGTTCGGGATGTGCCGGAAGGGCCGCCAGGGCAACTTCTAGCAACCCCTGGCTCTCTCCCTGATAAAAGTAGTGGTACTGGGCCTGCTGCACCGCCAGCAAATCCTGCGGGAAGGCCTGCACTAGAGCAGTTTGATAAGCGATCGCCTGCCGAATGTGGCCCCTAGCCCAGGCCGCAATACCGTGAATATAGCCCTGCTCTCGCGGCGATGCCGACGCTAATCTGGCTAGCGCTCGGTTGAGGTAAGGTCTGGCACGCAGCCGATCGGTGCGGTTTTCTTGGCTGAGGTAATAAGCGGCCGCGTAGGCATGGGCGATCGCACAGTTGCCGTCTGCCTCAATCGCCTTGAGAATCGTCGTCTCTGCCTGGTCGCCGTAGGTCAGCGCCTGGTCGATAAATTGGTCAATAGCGGTCACCGCTTGAACAGAATCAGTGGTGACCAGCAAGCCTTGAGCGTCTTGAAGCATTACTTATAAGGTTGAGATTGAACCTTTGACCTGAGCTTTAAGACAATCAGCGATTAAGTTCAAATTGAAAACAAATTGAGATACATTTGTAATATATTTTAACTTTAGCGAATAATTCAAGCTGTAAATGTTGTAAACCGTCCTTAGGAAAAACTTTGTCTTCACTCAGCGATCAAATGTTTAGTACTTCTATGATTCCCCCATTGCAAGAGCTATGGGTCTTGCAATGGGTGGAGATGGCTAGTTAGATTTGAGGTGCAAATTAATTTCTGATTCTGAATTGAAGGCAATTGTAACCCCAGATGCTTTTTTGCACAAAAGCAGAATGTTAATATCGCCCAGGCTGATGACTTGGAGAAAGCCGCATGGCGCCAAAAGCTCGGTACTTAGGAGTTTTGTGTCTTCTAATGAAATAGGTTTTAGTTTGATTAGAGCAGCTCTTGTCCACTTTAAAGTGTGTTAGAGGGCAGATTTAAGCTGAGGCCTTAAAAATCTTTATCTGTTGCAAATTCGTCATAAGAAGCATTAGGAATTGGACCGAGGCGACACTGTTAGCGCAGTGGATCTACATTCTATTTCAGCTATTTTTTGCCTAAAGCTAAGTAAAGGAAAGAGTTTATGCAGGAATTTGAATTTGTGAAGGCGTCACTAACGCCAGCACAAGGGATTTTTACCTTAATTGCATTAGGGCTTATCTTGCTTGCCCTAGCGAATTATGTGCGAGTCACCCTTGTCAAAAACACCCACGACTTTGTGATTGCTGGTCGCAGATTGGGTTTTGGATTTGGAGTGGCAGGCATCATTTCAATTTGGACATGGGCGATGGCCGTGATGATGTCCTCTGCAATGACATATACATATGGGACTTCTGGACTCTGGTGGTTTACTGTTCCCAACGGTCTAGCGGTAATACTTATAATTCCATTCGCTAGACGATTGAGGGCGAAGATGCCGCACGGCTACACGATTGGAGAATTTATCAGTTCCCGCTTTGACGGAGCAGGTTTAGCACGTGTTGTGATGACAGCGGGTTTGTTGTTTGGCGCTTTGCTAGCCATCATTATTAACTTGAAGGGCACCTCGCTCGTAATCTCAACTGTATTTGGGGTTGACCAGGGTACAGTAGCTATCATTACGGCAATCATTGTTCTAGCCTATACAGTTTTGGGTGGGCTGTGGGCTTCTATCTCAACCTCTACTTTGACAACACTGTTCATTACCGTACCGACAGCTTTTGTCGTTACTGCCGTATTAAGCCAGGTTGGTGGAGCTGAGTTTGTTTGGCAAACAGTTGCTAGCAAAAGCACTGACTTTCTGTCAGTAGCTCGTCCAGAGGCCGCAGTTGGCTTTGGTATTACCCTGGCGCTTGGCCTGATCACAGCTACCGTCGTTGGGCAGGATTTTTGGCAAGTTGTTTGGGGTTTGAGGGAGAGAGAAGTAAGCCGTACCTTCTTTTGGGCTGGCGCGCTGTTCTACCCTATTCCTATTTGCCTTGGGATCCTAGGACTTGTAGGTATTGCTCTTAACGTGGATCTAGCAACCCATCTAAACGGCGATGCTGCCGCTGTTGGACCGTTTGTTATTTCTCACATCGGATTGCCTACCTGGCTGATTCTAAGCTATGTATTCGTGATTTTGTCGGCCTGTTATTCGACCATTGATGGTTCTCTTTCGGCAATTTCGTCCGTTGCAGCTGTTGATGTGATTAAGCCTTTTTCTCCCAATATTTCTGAGCACAAACTGTTTTCCTACACCAGGCTATCGATGGTGATTGCCGCCCTGATTGCGACGCTGGTTGTGTTAAGCGGTGTTGACTTTGTCACCATTGTTTTGACAACCTACGCGATTCGTACCGCTGTGCTAATTCCGTTTATGCTGGCGGTCTTTTGGGATCGAATGACAGCGGCTGGGTTTTTTGGGGGAACCGTTGCGGCGATCGCGATTGGGATGCCCGTTCACTTTACCTATGGTGAATTGCCAGGCAGCATCACCATTTTAGTTATTAGCGCAATTGTTCCATTAGTTCTAGGATTTCAAAATCAAAATCGATTCGACTACGATCGCCTCAAAAAAGCTGCAGATATTTCGGATAACTCTGCTCCCGTTAACCCAATCATTCCGGTTAACAACTAGCGACACTTCATCACGCTGATTTCTATCCTCTTACCTTGCGGAGACGCCCATGCAGCCCTCGTCTAATCGTTCATACGGGTTGAATTTCTTTGGAACTTCAAACAAGCATCTCTTGATTGCGATCGCTACTAGCATTCTCGCCGCTCAGGGGCGATCGCTTGCTACCACAGGCTCAGCTAATTCTACCGAACCCAGCTTCTTTGTTTCTACCGAGACGGCGATCTTCTTCTTTATTGGCATTGTCATCTCCTTTTTTTATATCAAAGGGATGGCTGGGGTTTTACGTGATGCAGTTAGAACTTACTCTTCCGAAGAGGAAGACACTCGTGACACTTTCACCAAAGGTTTCGTCGGAGCTATTCTAGCGGCGATCGCCTCTGCCGTTGTGATCTGGTCCTATGGGCTTGGTGCCTATTTTCTTTATGTTGGACCAGTGCTTAGTTTGCTTAGCCCCATCGGCATCATCTACTTTATGGCTCTCGACATTCAGCGATACAAAGAGACCTCAAGTCCCAAGTAGTTTGAAATATTTTTTAGGAACAGCACAAGCCAATTCTGTAAGAGCTTGTAGAGATTTCCTTGGACATGGTGTTCAAAATCAGCTCCTATAAGCATCTCAAAACATAACCTTGTCAAACATAAAAACGATACTTGAAGAGGCCTGGGTTTCGACGATTCACCATAAGGTGCTAAGAAAAAGGGCTCTATCGGTCGCGGGGTCGCCGTTGGTGATGCAGGTTTTTATCACTACACTGTCAAATTTTCTAGTCGAATTTATTCTTTGAGTACACAGCAGGTTCTATGGCATCTCAGAAAAAGCAGGCCCATCTTTTAGGCTTCATTCAACATGGAGTAAACAGCCACGCCACCGGTATGTGGCGACATCCCAAAGACAAAGTTAATTGGGACTGGAGCCGCCCGCCCTACTGGCAACACATGGCCCGCACCATGGAGCGGGGGCTGTTTGATGCCATGTTTATTGCCGATGAGCTAGCCCCCTACAACAACTATGAAAAAAGCTCCGATGCCTGCGTGAAATATGCGGTGCAGTGCCCTACCCATGAGCCATCTACTCTGGTGCCCATCATTACGACGGCGACTAAACACCTAGGGGTTGGGGTAACGCTGTCCACTGCCTTCGAGCATCCTTACTCCATGGTCCGGCGGCTCTCTAGCCTCGATCATCTTTCCGACGGGCGCATTGCCTGGAATATTGTCAGTTCCTATTCCAAAAGCGAGTGGGATGCCTACGGGGCCGAAATGAGCGATCGCGGCCACCGCTACGAGCGCATGGAAGAGTACATGGAACTCTGCTACCAACTGTGGGATTCGTGGGCACCTGATGCCATTGTTGCTGATAAGGCCAGCGGCATTTTTGCCGACCCAGCTAAGGTAAAGGAGATCAACTTTGAAGGCGAGTTTTTCCGCAGCAAAGGGCGATCCTTCTGCTACCGATCGCCTCAAGGTCGTCCAGTGCTTTGGCAGGCCGGTTCCTCCGATCGGGGGCGCGACTTTGCCGCCAAACATGCCGAAGCCATTTTTGCCGTACACCCCAACGTCGATCGAATGCGGCAGTACAGCGACGACCTAAATCAGCGGCTGATCAAGACCTTTAACCGTCCCCCCGGCAGCGTCAAACTGATCTATGGCTTGCAGTGCATCGTAGGCGAATCTCGCGCCCATGCTCAGGAAAAGTACGAGCAAATTCGCGCCAATATTCCCCTAGAGGGTGCCCTCGCCTGGATCTCGGGCCACTTCGGCCCCGACTTTTCCACCTACGATCTCGACGAGTACGTGCAGAACATCGAAATCCCCGGCATCCAGGGCTTGTTTGAGAGCATTATCTACGCTAAGGGTGGCGACCCGATTACCGTAAAAGAAGCTGCCCTCTACTACGCCATGGGCATGGGTATGCCGATTACTGTGGGCACTGCTTCTGATATTGCCGACACTTTGGAATATTACATGGACGAAGGCGGTGCTGACGGGTTCATGCTAGTGGCCACCTACACCCCTGGCTGTTTTGAAGAATTTGTCGATTTAGTGGTGCCAGAACTCCAGCGGCGCGGACGCTACCGCACCACTTACCCCGGTACAACCTTGCGCGAAAACCTACTCGCTGATTGATTGAGGATGGGCTTCGTTCCTAACTAGCCATTGTCTGTAACCTAGATCTGGTGGCACTAGTTTTCTAACGGATGATAGGTAGAACGTGGGTTAGTGATTGTCTCCTGGCTAATGCGGTGTCCTAATCGCTCGCGATCGTGCTTATTGCCGTTCGCGATAAAACAATCAAACTGACAAGACCACTTCCAATGCAAGATATGGAGGCAATGAAAGAGAGCAGTATCTAATACCTGTTTTTCCAGGGCTGAGTTTCAGTTCAGCATTGAGCAACTTTGAGATTGACATTGAAGCAAAGACTTTTCTCCTAAAGTCTGAAACTCTATCGAAATAAAGGTTATGGGGGCGGGGTCGTTGGCTGGGTCACGCGGTTGACTAGCTGCTGAATGCGATCGTAGTGAGCCCCCTTCCAATAGATCTGAGCACAGCCCTGGCAACGGGCAAACTCGTCGTAGTGCAGGCGGGTGAGTGGCAGAAGTTGATCCGCTATTTCTGCTTTGTCGACCGGTAGCAGGGTGTCATTGCAGCGGGGGCAGCGCTCTAGGGGCGCAATGGCATCCTGTAAGCAGAATCGCTCTAGCACCTCTCGGGTCTGGGTCTCTGGTATGTGGGAGCGAACAATGTACCCGTGGGTGACAATACTGCGCTTCAAGAGACCTCGATCTTGGGTGAGCAGAATGCGCTGTTCTCGGTTTGCAAGGTGGGCTAGGTCACTATCCTCATAGTCGTTGCGGTAAAGCGCATCGAACCCCAGCAGTCGCAGGTAGGTGGCTAGCTTGCCCAGATGCACGTCCAGCACAAACCGCGTAGTGACCAGCGGGTGAGGACGCACTAGCGAAACCGGGCTGATATCAAGCTGCTTGAAGTAGGGGTAGACAGCGATGCGATCGCCATCCTGAGCCAAATAGCCAAAGCCAACAGACTCGCCGTTGACCAAAATCAAATCCACTTCTGGGTGAGGGATACCCAAGGACTCGATTACGTCCTTAATAGCAGCGGGCTCGTTGATCTCGTGGGCAAACTCTACTTGCTTGCGATCGGCAGGTAGAAAGTCGTTTAACTCAGCATAGAACCGGAAAATGAGCTGCAACATCAACGCTTACAGGGCAATCCAAGGCCAGAGGTCCATCCTCTTGATCTTGATAGAGTATTCTTCAATGACTTGGCAGTAGATAATTCAGGTATGAGGGCTGAGAGCTAAATAGCCGTAACGACAGCGCCCCGCACGGCTAACCCGACAGCGAGGTTTGAGACGAACATTGTTAAAGATACCGAAACCTCTTTGTTGAGGTGAGAAGCTTTGAAGCTGCTTAGGCATTCCTCATCGCGGCATTTGTGTGAGCCCAAACTGTCGCTTGAGTAGAAAATCCATCAGTTTGGGCGGCAACAGCTGCTTGAGCAACGGCAACCACCTGCTTTTTCTCCCTAGTCGGACTGTCACGGGTGGATGAGGCTTCATCACCAGTGCCACCAGCTGTTCGGCAAAGTCGTGGACAGGCGTAGCATTGGCTTGAGACAGCACCGCCCTGGCGCGAATCTTCGACTCCAGCGGCGCGTACCACGAGTTTGGCGAGAGCACCCCGGTCAATCCCTGACTCGCAGCTTGGCCAAAGTTCGATTGGATGGCACCGGGCTGCACAGTAACTACGTGGATGCCAAACGGGGCTAGCTCCATCCGCAGCGCCTCCGACAGGCTGTGCAAGGCTGCTTTTGACGCGCTATAAGCCCCAGAAAACGGCGTTGTAACTATCCCCGAGATACTGCCGATGTTGACGATGGTGCCCGATCGCTGCTCCTTCATCGCCGGAGCCACTCGCTGCACCAGCTCTAGAGGGGCCAGTACATTGGTGCGAAACTGGGCCTGAATCTGCGCCGGACTGAGATCCATTAGTGGGCCAAACTGGCCAAAGCCCGCATTGTTGACCAAAATATCGATTCGACCGACCTGGGCTAAAACGGTGTCAACGACCGACTTCATAGTCGCTGGGTCAGTGACGTCGAGCGGCAGGGTAAGAATGCCTTGGGCTTTCAAGTCATCTATGGCCTCTAGCCGTCTGGCTGTGGCCACAACCTGGCAGCCCCGCTGATGAAACGCCTGACATAACGCTTTGCCAATGCCCGATGAACAGCCGGTGACGATGACGACGGGAGAGGTCATAGGGATAGAACGGGTAGGCGATAGCTTTAGCAAGGTCTCTAGAGAATCCTAAGCAATGATGGGGTCAATGGGAGCGAAAAAACTGATGGCGAATGGTCAGATAAGTAAAGCTTTTGCAGGCAGATTTTCCGGCGATCGCTACCTCGTAGTTTATTGCACCGCAGGGGCTAGCCTAGCCTGAGGACAATGTGTGTTTTTGGAAACCGCTGGCTTATGCTCAACAACGTTACTACTGGGGAAAAAGGAGGTTTTTATGACTTCAATCAAGGGCCGTAGATTTTTGCTTCGGGTTTGTGGGGGTCTAGCGATCGCTTTATTTGCCGCTAGCTGCGGTCCTTCTGCTCCAACACCTAACCGTGCCGAGCCCCCAGCGCAGACGGTCGAACTCACCGTATCGGCGGCGGCTAGTTTGCAAGATGTTTTAGAGGCCATCACACCGCAATTTCATGCGGCCTATCCCACGATTAAAATTAGCTATAACTTTGGTGCCTCGGGTGCCTTACAGCAGCAAATTGAGCAGGGTGCTCCAGCCGATATCTTCTTTTCTGCCGCTGCTAAACAGATGGATGCATTAGCTGAGAAGGGATTAATTCTGAAGGATTCTCGGCAGGATGTGTTGACGAATAGCCTGGTGCTGATTGCCCCAGCTCAGTCGCAACTTGCGATCACAGATATTGCCCAACTCAAAGATGCTGAGGTGGGCGTCGTTGCGGTAGGCGAGTTTCGCAGCGTGCCGGCAGGGCAGTATGCAGAGCAGGTGTTCACCAAGCTAAATTTGCTGGAGGCCTTGCAGCCCAAGCTGGTGTTTAGCAACAGCGTGCGGGGGGTGTTGGCCGCTGTAGAGAGCGGCAACGCCGACGTGGGCATGGTCTATGCCACCGATGCGGCCCTCTCGGAGCGAGTTAAGGTGTTGGCGACGGCGACCGCAGCAAGTCATCAACCGATTGTTTACCCGATCGCAGTCGTCAGCAATAGCCCTAACCCCGACGCCGCGAAGACATTGATCGCGTTTTTGCAGACCCCTGCGGCCCGAACTAAGTTTAAGGAATTTGGCTTTGGGGTTGTCGCTCCGTAACGGCCTGCCATCCTACGGCTGCAAAACCTACCATGACCTTCTCTCCCCTGTGGATCTCCCTCCGGATTGCTGCGATCGCTACCCTGCTGGCATTTGTCTCAGGCATTGCTGCCGCGCAGTTTATGCAGGGCTATCGGGGTCGATGGCGATCGCTCTTAGACAGCCTGTTTTTGGCCCCTATGGTGCTGCCCCCTACGGTGCTGGGCTTTTTACTGCTGCTGCTGCTGGGTCGGTATGGCCCCCTTGGGGCCTTGATGGGGACAGCCGGTATCAACGTCGTGTTTACCTGGTATGCAGCGGTGATCACAGCGACGGTAGTGGCGTTTCCGCTGATGTACAAAACTGTGCTGGGTAGCCTAGAGCAGATCGATCGCTCGGTGCAGCAGGCCGCCCGCACTTTGGGTGCAACGGAGTGGCAGCTGTTTTTGGGCATTACGCTGCCCCTGGCTCTGCCCGGCATTGGGGCCGGTACCGCCCTGGCCTTTACCCGTGCCCTGGGCGAATTTGGGGCCACCCTCATGCTGGCAGGCAATATTCCGGGCAAAACCCAGACCCTACCTATGGCGATTTTCTTCGCCGTGGAGGCCGGGGCCTTTCACGAAGCCGCCCTGTGGACTGGGGTAATCTTGGCCATTTCCCTAGGCGGACTGGTGCTGATGAACCGCTGGCAATCCCAAGGTGCTAGGCTGCCAGCCCTGCGGTGGCTCGATCGAGGCTGGGCTGTTGTCTGCCGCACCCTGCACAGGCCATTCAACCGTCAACGTCCACCCCTTACGCCCCAACCCTTACGCCCTACCCCTCAACCCCCTCACCTCTCCATCAACCTCACCCACCACCTGCCTGGGTTCACTTTGGATGTGGCTTTCTCCACAGACCACTATCCCTTGGGTTTGCTGGGGGCATCGGGAGCAGGCAAAAGCCTAATTTTGAGATGTTTGGCGGGGCTAGAGACGCCCCACCGCGGCCGCATTGTAATGAACGGGCGGGTGCTGTTCGACTCAGCGTTGGGCATTAATCTACCCAGCCGCGATCGCAGAGTCGGCTATCTCTTCCAGCACTACGCTCTGTTTCCTCACCTGACGGTGGCCCAAAACATTGCCTACGGACTGCGGGGCGAGTCGAAAGCGGCGATCGCC is drawn from Leptolyngbya subtilissima AS-A7 and contains these coding sequences:
- a CDS encoding methionine ABC transporter ATP-binding protein; translated protein: MITIRDLRKVYGSFVALDTFNEEINAGEIFGVIGQSGAGKSTLIRCINRLETPTSGRVIVAGQDITALSGSDLRRARQQMGMIFQHFNLLSSRTAAENIAMPLEVMGYSRLRIKARVAELLSLVELEGKGDSYPAQLSGGQKQRVGIARALAADPKVLLSDEATSALDPQTTQSILSLLKKLNQQIGLTILLITHDMGVVKRICDRVAILEQGKVIERGRVADLASQPHSRLAQDFFPRLTGYQPRPDVLLVTIAFRGEVANEPFIATLVQRFNVGANIINGAIETIGGQPVGQFQIELAGPERYVALDYLTQLNLAVEVQDGRTAAEQFVDSNP
- a CDS encoding methionine ABC transporter permease, which produces MDAQLLSNLWTATLETLYMVSVSSLLAAVFGLPLGLLLVITGARGFLPNPLVNQGLGWVINGVRSLPFIILLVAILPLTRLIVGTTIGSTAALVPLTLSAIPFFARVAETALLEVDPGLVEAAEAMGCSYWDIVRKVLIPESRPALVLGLTLMVISLVGNSAMAGVVGGGGLGDLAIRYGFQRFDTRVMVYTVVILIALVQLIQWFGDGVAYRLRRTGNVAPSPGWTNPLARLRKT
- a CDS encoding phosphate/phosphite/phosphonate ABC transporter substrate-binding protein, giving the protein MRGVSYLSPNLLWLYRAVGDYLGRRLGCSVDVMQGADDPLTDPDLVGDRWDLLFLCGLPLMRYAQRVPDQLRPLVAPVMDQARYGGQPVYFSDVVVRSDRPLHTWDDLAQTVFCYNDRGSHSGYSRMGYELHQRGLDWGFFGQKLESGSHLRSLHAILMGQADCAAIDSTVLDQALRDDPILGQKIRIITNLGPSPMPPIAISQRLGQDVLQTWQAALLQPDATLQQQLAQAGIQRFAAVDYSIYEPVLAMYEGSKGVGGEG
- a CDS encoding tetratricopeptide repeat protein, which gives rise to MLQDAQGLLVTTDSVQAVTAIDQFIDQALTYGDQAETTILKAIEADGNCAIAHAYAAAYYLSQENRTDRLRARPYLNRALARLASASPREQGYIHGIAAWARGHIRQAIAYQTALVQAFPQDLLAVQQAQYHYFYQGESQGLLEVALAALPAHPEHPLLYSMVAFGLEQCHQYDQAEALGRRATELRRHNPWAHHAVAHVLDVQGHHRENIDWMEANADTWRGCNSMLYTHNWWHVALAYLAQGDTATVLRLYDQHVWGLARRHTPKDQVGAISLLLRLELAGVSVGNRWRSLAKPLRARLQEHALPFQDLHYVYGLARGDRNDYAATMIDDMVRHAHRQDELTKTRWLKLAVPAAQGLVAHANGDWVGAIAHLRPVLPHLYRLGGSHTQQTLFKQVYRHAVEQQAQAPQQFALRQALA
- a CDS encoding sodium:solute symporter family transporter codes for the protein MQEFEFVKASLTPAQGIFTLIALGLILLALANYVRVTLVKNTHDFVIAGRRLGFGFGVAGIISIWTWAMAVMMSSAMTYTYGTSGLWWFTVPNGLAVILIIPFARRLRAKMPHGYTIGEFISSRFDGAGLARVVMTAGLLFGALLAIIINLKGTSLVISTVFGVDQGTVAIITAIIVLAYTVLGGLWASISTSTLTTLFITVPTAFVVTAVLSQVGGAEFVWQTVASKSTDFLSVARPEAAVGFGITLALGLITATVVGQDFWQVVWGLREREVSRTFFWAGALFYPIPICLGILGLVGIALNVDLATHLNGDAAAVGPFVISHIGLPTWLILSYVFVILSACYSTIDGSLSAISSVAAVDVIKPFSPNISEHKLFSYTRLSMVIAALIATLVVLSGVDFVTIVLTTYAIRTAVLIPFMLAVFWDRMTAAGFFGGTVAAIAIGMPVHFTYGELPGSITILVISAIVPLVLGFQNQNRFDYDRLKKAADISDNSAPVNPIIPVNN
- a CDS encoding LLM class flavin-dependent oxidoreductase produces the protein MASQKKQAHLLGFIQHGVNSHATGMWRHPKDKVNWDWSRPPYWQHMARTMERGLFDAMFIADELAPYNNYEKSSDACVKYAVQCPTHEPSTLVPIITTATKHLGVGVTLSTAFEHPYSMVRRLSSLDHLSDGRIAWNIVSSYSKSEWDAYGAEMSDRGHRYERMEEYMELCYQLWDSWAPDAIVADKASGIFADPAKVKEINFEGEFFRSKGRSFCYRSPQGRPVLWQAGSSDRGRDFAAKHAEAIFAVHPNVDRMRQYSDDLNQRLIKTFNRPPGSVKLIYGLQCIVGESRAHAQEKYEQIRANIPLEGALAWISGHFGPDFSTYDLDEYVQNIEIPGIQGLFESIIYAKGGDPITVKEAALYYAMGMGMPITVGTASDIADTLEYYMDEGGADGFMLVATYTPGCFEEFVDLVVPELQRRGRYRTTYPGTTLRENLLAD
- a CDS encoding Mut7-C RNAse domain-containing protein, with the protein product MLQLIFRFYAELNDFLPADRKQVEFAHEINEPAAIKDVIESLGIPHPEVDLILVNGESVGFGYLAQDGDRIAVYPYFKQLDISPVSLVRPHPLVTTRFVLDVHLGKLATYLRLLGFDALYRNDYEDSDLAHLANREQRILLTQDRGLLKRSIVTHGYIVRSHIPETQTREVLERFCLQDAIAPLERCPRCNDTLLPVDKAEIADQLLPLTRLHYDEFARCQGCAQIYWKGAHYDRIQQLVNRVTQPTTPPP
- a CDS encoding SDR family oxidoreductase; the protein is MTSPVVIVTGCSSGIGKALCQAFHQRGCQVVATARRLEAIDDLKAQGILTLPLDVTDPATMKSVVDTVLAQVGRIDILVNNAGFGQFGPLMDLSPAQIQAQFRTNVLAPLELVQRVAPAMKEQRSGTIVNIGSISGIVTTPFSGAYSASKAALHSLSEALRMELAPFGIHVVTVQPGAIQSNFGQAASQGLTGVLSPNSWYAPLESKIRARAVLSQANATPVHDFAEQLVALVMKPHPPVTVRLGRKSRWLPLLKQLLPPKLMDFLLKRQFGLTQMPR